The sequence GACCCTATTTTGATTTTTATTGTGATGTTATATTATATCTTTTAGTAACATGTAGAAATTTAAGTTAGTTTAATAAGCCTTTAATGAAAATATCATCTTGGTTGCTTAATCTTATTTAAAAAATTTAGGGGCAAATTAGTGGTTTCTCGCAGACAATTTACAAAAAGTACAGTGACTTTGGCATTTATGGGGTTAGGCAGTAGTTTATTAGGCTGTGCATCAACTTCTGCTAATAATAAAAATACGATGGCTATGCCATTAAATAATGGTTATGGACCTTTAATTAAAGACAAAAATGGTTTATTAGATTTACCGCAAGGGTTTAGTTATTCCGTTATTTCTGAACTAGATAGTATAATGGATGATGGTTTTAATGTACCTAATAATGCTGATGGCATGGGCTGTATTAAACTTGATGATGAACGAGTTGTATTAATACGTAATCATGAATTAAGCCCAAAACATTTAAGCAAAGCTACAGTATCTATTCAAAACCATAAAACACCGCTTGCTTATGACTCGACCTCTAATGGGGTTGCATTACCAGGTGGTACGACAAATATTATTTATAACTTGCGAACAGGTAAGGTAGAGCGCGAGTTTTATAGTCTCGTTGGCACAATACGAAATTGTTCGGGCGGTACCACTCCTTGGGGTAGTTGGTTAACTTGCGAAGAGTCTGTGAAAACTGCAAACAATGACATTAAAGCAGATCACGGTTATGTATTTGAAGTGCCGGCCAATGCTACGGGGTTAATTGATGCGAAACCAATTATCGCTATGGGACGTTTTAACCATGAGGCGGCCGCAGTTGATCCACGCACGGGTATTGTTTACTTGACTGAAGACCGTGGCGATAGTTTGTTTTATCGATTTATTCCTAATATTAAAGGCAAACTTAATCTAGGTGGTCAACTTCAAGCATTAGTCTTCAAACAAGCTAGTGGTTTCGATACCCGAAATTGGCAAACGAACAACTTTCCAATTTCAAATTGGCATGAAGTAGAGTGGATAAATCTAGATAATCCACAAAGCCCTGAAGATGACCTTAGAAAACGCGGTTTTGCAAAAGGAGCTGGGTTATTTGCCCGTGGTGAAGGCATTCATTTTGCTGATAATGAATTATATTTTTGTTGTACTAATGGTGGTAAAAAGCAGTTAGGGCAAATAATGCGTTATCAGCCATCAGCATATGAAGGCTCACAAAATGAGTCCAAACATCCAGGATTAATTCAGCTGTTTTTACAAAGTGAAGATGAGTCTTTATATAACTTTGGTGATAACTTAACAGTAACACCACAAAGTCATTTATTGGTTTGTGAAGATCAATATACTGATGTGACAAAAAATCATTTACGTGGTGTAACTCCTAAGGGTGAAGTATATCCCTTTGCTAAATTGAATATTCAGACTGAGCCAGCAGGGACGTGTTTTTCACCTGATGGCAGTGTATTGTTTGTAAACATTTATGCACCAACCAAAACATTGGCGATAACTGGCCCATGGGGAAAGTTTAAAAGCGAACGTAAATCTTAGTTGTCTAACTTTCTTTTACCATGTTTATAAAGATATTGGGCCTGTTGAACAGCTTGAAAGTCAACAAGCCCTATATTCATTCTTAAGTTATAGCGTTCAAACTTATCTAATAATTACGCATTACTGCTAATTGAAACAACGCTGCTTTTTGCGTTATTTTCTTCATCAGTTACTTCTTCATTGATTTCTGTCGCATCTTCAATATCTTACCTAGTGAATACAGAGTTCTTAAAAGTCCATCATTCTATATAGGCTTTAAAAAAGTAAAAGATTGATATGTGTATTTATGTGATTGATTTTTATGGTTTTAGTTGATTTTAGTTGTGGGAACTATTGGGTTTATTGTAAGTGAAGTGTTAAATATGTTATTAAATTGAGGCGTAATATCTAACATCGACTTCTAAAGAAAGTCACGTATTTAATTCCTGAATTTGTAGTTTAGGTAATGATATCTAATCACTATTACCTAGTATCAAATAAAATCAGGGAAGTTACTTTATAAAAAAAGGGACTAATATCAATTCCAATAAATATGTGATCAATCTAAATGGTCTAAATATATAATAGCTGCGTTGCCTGCATGGATGCAGGTACTTAGGTTTAGTCTGGAGCTATAAACCTGTGCTTTCAATCCCAATAGCCAGCTATTGGTCAATCAAGCGCCTTGCTCTTGAAAATTTATCCTAATTTATATTAGATCACTAACTTAATAGAATTGGTATAAAAAAGTCCCGCTTATTTCTAATCTAGATTAATTTGAGTGAGCAATTATTTTACTCTTCAGTATGAGTGAACTGATATTCCTTTACTGGTTGTGCGCCAAGTAAATGCTCAACAAAATAGTCCCAACGCTTTCTAATGAAATAATCACTATTATTTAAAAAGTGATCTTGGTTTGGATAAATCATTAAATCAAAGTCTTTGTTTGCTTTGATTAATTGATTCACGAGCTGCATAGTTGCAGCCGGGTTAACATTTTCATCTAATTCACCATGAGCAAGCAGTAATTTACCTTTTAATTTGGCAAC is a genomic window of Pseudoalteromonas sp. '520P1 No. 423' containing:
- a CDS encoding alkaline phosphatase PhoX, with the translated sequence MVSRRQFTKSTVTLAFMGLGSSLLGCASTSANNKNTMAMPLNNGYGPLIKDKNGLLDLPQGFSYSVISELDSIMDDGFNVPNNADGMGCIKLDDERVVLIRNHELSPKHLSKATVSIQNHKTPLAYDSTSNGVALPGGTTNIIYNLRTGKVEREFYSLVGTIRNCSGGTTPWGSWLTCEESVKTANNDIKADHGYVFEVPANATGLIDAKPIIAMGRFNHEAAAVDPRTGIVYLTEDRGDSLFYRFIPNIKGKLNLGGQLQALVFKQASGFDTRNWQTNNFPISNWHEVEWINLDNPQSPEDDLRKRGFAKGAGLFARGEGIHFADNELYFCCTNGGKKQLGQIMRYQPSAYEGSQNESKHPGLIQLFLQSEDESLYNFGDNLTVTPQSHLLVCEDQYTDVTKNHLRGVTPKGEVYPFAKLNIQTEPAGTCFSPDGSVLFVNIYAPTKTLAITGPWGKFKSERKS